From a single Caldibacillus debilis DSM 16016 genomic region:
- a CDS encoding DHH family phosphoesterase yields the protein MPSLLRKSQIRMLIFAQSLAMFSFFLFFAFDRWAVSAAGFILYLLFAYLLLKRDRWYRKEVEEYISVLSYRLKKVGEEALLEMPIGILLINDDYDIEWANPYMASCFKEESLVGRSLYDVADDLIPLLKKEEETGTVDLSGRKYKVIYKKEERLLYFFDITEQAALEKMYQEEKPVIGIIFLDNYDEVTQAMDDQERGSLNNRIASLLNEWAQDQGVFLKRVSSDRYVAFLNEKILANLEENKFSILDFVRESTSKNKTPITLSIGIGSGVSSLPELGVLAQSSLDLALGRGGDQAAIKLPNGRVKFYGGKTNPMEKRTRVRARVISHALRELILESSRIFIMGHKYPDMDAMGASIGLLNIARMNNKEAYVILDEQKIDSGVRKLLADIKQHPELGPRLISPERALDIIEQKSLLIVVDTHKPSLVIEEKLAHRIDRIVVIDHHRRSEEFFKNPLLVYMEPYASSTSELVTEILEYQPNPKIEMLEATALLAGIIVDTKSFTLRTGSRTFDAASFLRSKGADTILVQKYFKEDVESYLKRARLIEKAKFYPRGIAVAKGDPSVRYSQVLIAQTADTLLMMEDVDASFVISERSDQTVAISARSLGKINVQLIMEQLDGGGHLTNAATQLHDVSVDEAEKMLLKAIDDYFEGGKQE from the coding sequence ATGCCTTCATTATTACGAAAAAGCCAAATTCGCATGCTGATTTTCGCCCAGTCCCTGGCGATGTTCAGTTTTTTCCTTTTCTTCGCCTTCGACCGATGGGCAGTCAGCGCCGCAGGGTTCATCCTGTATCTCCTTTTCGCATATCTTCTGCTGAAACGGGACAGATGGTACCGGAAAGAAGTGGAAGAATATATTTCCGTGCTTTCCTACCGACTGAAAAAAGTCGGCGAGGAAGCCTTGCTGGAAATGCCGATCGGCATCCTGCTGATTAACGACGATTACGATATCGAATGGGCGAATCCGTACATGGCTTCCTGCTTCAAGGAAGAATCTTTGGTGGGCCGTTCGCTGTATGACGTGGCGGACGATTTGATCCCGCTCCTGAAAAAAGAAGAGGAAACGGGAACGGTTGATTTATCGGGCCGGAAGTATAAGGTGATTTATAAAAAGGAAGAAAGGCTGCTTTACTTCTTCGATATCACCGAACAGGCTGCCCTGGAAAAAATGTACCAGGAAGAAAAGCCGGTCATCGGCATCATCTTTTTGGACAATTACGATGAAGTCACCCAGGCGATGGATGACCAGGAACGGGGAAGCTTAAACAACCGGATCGCTTCCTTGTTGAATGAATGGGCCCAGGATCAGGGTGTTTTCCTGAAACGGGTTTCCTCCGACCGCTATGTCGCCTTTCTTAACGAAAAGATCCTGGCGAACCTGGAGGAAAACAAATTTTCCATCCTGGACTTCGTAAGGGAATCCACTTCCAAAAACAAAACCCCCATCACATTAAGCATCGGCATCGGTTCCGGCGTTTCCTCCCTGCCCGAATTGGGGGTGCTCGCCCAGTCAAGTCTGGACTTGGCCCTCGGACGGGGCGGGGATCAAGCGGCGATCAAACTTCCCAACGGTCGGGTGAAGTTTTACGGGGGAAAAACGAATCCGATGGAGAAGCGGACGCGGGTAAGGGCGCGGGTCATTTCCCACGCCTTGCGGGAATTGATCCTGGAAAGTTCGCGCATCTTCATTATGGGCCACAAATACCCCGACATGGACGCCATGGGGGCATCCATCGGTCTGTTAAATATTGCCCGCATGAATAATAAGGAAGCATATGTTATACTAGATGAACAGAAAATCGATTCGGGCGTGCGAAAATTGCTGGCGGACATCAAACAGCATCCCGAGCTCGGGCCCAGGCTGATTTCTCCCGAGAGGGCGCTGGACATCATCGAGCAAAAATCCCTTTTGATCGTTGTCGACACCCATAAACCGTCCCTTGTCATCGAAGAAAAACTGGCCCACCGGATCGACAGGATCGTCGTCATCGACCACCACCGGAGAAGCGAGGAATTTTTCAAAAATCCGTTGCTCGTCTATATGGAACCTTATGCCTCATCCACTTCGGAACTGGTTACCGAAATTTTGGAATACCAGCCCAATCCGAAAATCGAAATGCTGGAAGCGACGGCCCTGTTGGCGGGGATTATCGTCGATACGAAGAGCTTTACCTTGAGGACGGGATCAAGGACCTTCGACGCCGCTTCCTTTCTCCGCTCGAAGGGTGCCGATACGATCCTGGTCCAGAAATACTTTAAAGAAGACGTGGAATCGTATTTGAAACGGGCGAGATTGATCGAAAAGGCCAAGTTTTACCCCCGGGGCATCGCCGTGGCCAAAGGGGATCCTTCCGTACGATACAGCCAGGTTCTGATCGCCCAGACCGCCGATACGCTGCTGATGATGGAAGATGTGGACGCGTCCTTTGTCATTTCCGAACGGTCCGATCAAACGGTTGCCATCAGCGCCCGTTCCCTCGGAAAAATCAATGTGCAGCTTATCATGGAACAGCTGGACGGCGGGGGCCACTTGACGAACGCGGCCACCCAACTCCACGATGTTTCCGTGGACGAAGCGGAAAAAATGCTGCTGAAAGCGATCGATGATTATTTTGAAGGGGGAAAGCAGGAATGA
- the rplI gene encoding 50S ribosomal protein L9: MKVIFLKDVKGKGKKGEVKNVADGYAQNYLIKNGLAVEATEANLKTWEAKKRKEQKLAEQELEEAKKLKETLEKLTVELKAKAGEGGRLFGSITSKQIAEHLEGEKGIKIDKRKIDLKEPIRSLGYTKVPVKLHPQVTAELKIHIREESE; encoded by the coding sequence ATGAAGGTCATTTTTTTGAAAGACGTGAAAGGCAAAGGAAAAAAGGGAGAAGTGAAAAACGTGGCGGACGGCTACGCCCAAAACTACCTCATTAAAAACGGGCTGGCCGTTGAAGCGACGGAAGCGAATCTGAAAACATGGGAAGCGAAAAAGAGGAAAGAGCAAAAATTGGCTGAACAGGAATTGGAAGAAGCGAAAAAATTAAAAGAAACCTTGGAGAAGCTCACGGTGGAATTGAAGGCGAAGGCGGGCGAAGGCGGAAGGTTGTTCGGCTCCATCACCTCCAAACAGATTGCAGAGCATTTGGAAGGGGAAAAGGGGATCAAAATCGATAAAAGGAAGATCGATTTAAAGGAACCGATCCGTTCTTTAGGCTATACAAAGGTTCCGGTCAAGCTCCATCCCCAGGTGACGGCCGAACTGAAGATCCATATCCGGGAAGAAAGCGAATAA
- the dnaB gene encoding replicative DNA helicase, translating into MNDLLIDRTPPQNIEAEQAVLGAIFLEPESIHIAAERLLPEDFYRTAHQIIFQTMLKLHDQGKAVDIITVTEELAAAKQLEAAGGVSYLTDLAASVPTAANIDYYAGIVQEKSLLRRLIRAASTIAQEGYTREDDVEDLLADAERRILEVSQRRNVGSFQNIRDVLVRTYDKIEKLHNRKGDITGIPTGFIELDRMTAGLQKNDLIIVAARPSVGKTAFALNIAQNVATKTDENVAIFSLEMGAEQLVMRMLCSEGNINSQNLRTGRLTDEDWKKLTMAMGSLSNAGIFIDDTPAIRVSEIRAKCRRLKQEHGLGLVIIDYLQLIQGSGRVKENRQQEVSEISRSLKALARELEVPVIALSQLSRGVEQRQDKRPMMSDIRESGSIEQDADIVAFLYRDDYYNKDSENKNIIEIIIAKQRNGPVGTIQLAFAKEYNKFVNLDRRYEEASIPPGA; encoded by the coding sequence ATGAACGATCTTTTAATCGACCGCACACCTCCTCAAAACATAGAAGCGGAGCAAGCCGTTTTGGGGGCCATCTTCCTCGAGCCGGAGTCCATCCATATTGCCGCGGAACGGCTGCTTCCCGAAGATTTTTACCGCACCGCCCACCAAATCATCTTTCAGACCATGCTCAAGCTCCATGACCAGGGGAAGGCTGTCGATATCATTACCGTCACCGAAGAACTGGCCGCCGCCAAACAGCTGGAAGCGGCCGGCGGGGTATCCTATCTGACCGATTTGGCCGCTTCCGTCCCCACCGCGGCAAACATCGATTACTACGCCGGGATCGTCCAGGAAAAGTCCTTGCTGCGCCGGCTGATCCGCGCCGCATCGACGATCGCCCAGGAAGGATACACCCGGGAAGACGATGTGGAAGATCTGCTGGCCGATGCGGAACGAAGGATCCTCGAAGTTTCCCAACGGAGGAATGTCGGCTCCTTTCAAAATATACGGGACGTGCTCGTCCGCACCTACGATAAAATCGAAAAACTGCATAACCGGAAAGGGGACATCACCGGGATCCCGACCGGGTTTATCGAATTGGACCGGATGACGGCGGGGCTGCAAAAAAACGATTTGATCATCGTCGCCGCCAGGCCGTCGGTCGGGAAGACCGCCTTCGCCCTCAATATCGCCCAAAACGTGGCGACGAAAACGGATGAAAATGTGGCGATATTTTCGTTGGAAATGGGGGCGGAGCAGCTGGTGATGCGGATGCTCTGCTCGGAAGGCAACATCAATTCGCAAAATTTGCGGACGGGCCGGCTGACGGACGAAGATTGGAAAAAATTGACCATGGCGATGGGGAGCTTGTCCAATGCGGGAATTTTTATCGATGACACCCCGGCGATCCGGGTTTCCGAAATCCGGGCCAAATGCCGCCGGTTGAAGCAGGAACACGGCTTGGGCCTGGTGATCATCGACTATTTGCAATTGATCCAGGGCAGCGGGCGGGTCAAGGAAAACCGCCAACAGGAAGTCTCGGAAATCTCCCGGTCGTTGAAGGCCCTTGCCCGGGAACTGGAAGTGCCCGTCATCGCCCTTTCCCAGTTGTCCAGGGGAGTCGAACAGCGGCAGGACAAACGTCCGATGATGTCGGACATCCGGGAGTCGGGAAGCATCGAGCAAGACGCGGATATTGTCGCCTTCCTGTACCGGGACGATTATTACAACAAGGATTCCGAAAATAAAAATATCATCGAGATCATCATCGCCAAGCAGAGAAACGGTCCGGTCGGCACCATCCAATTGGCCTTCGCCAAGGAATACAATAAGTTCGTCAACCTCGACCGCCGTTATGAGGAGGCCTCCATTCCCCCGGGGGCTTAA
- a CDS encoding adenylosuccinate synthase encodes MTSVVVVGTQWGDEGKGKITDFLAERADVIVRYQGGDNAGHTIRFQGKTLKLHLIPSGICYPDKLCVIGNGVVINPKTLINELEYLKKENIPANRLRISNRAHLIMPYHLLLDELEEKSKGASQVGTTKKGIGPAYTDKISRNGIRMIDLLDKETFYEKLSRQIEAKNRLLERLYGAEGFSLREVFEEYYEYGQKLKEYVCDTSKLINEEMEKGKRVLFEGAQGTMLDIDHGTYPYVTSSNPVAAGAAAGAGVGPGKINEVVGVAKAYTTRVGEGPFPTEITGKTAEAIREAGREYGTTTGRPRRIGWFDCVVVKHAKRVNGITALSLNSVDVLTGIDPVKIAVAYEYKGRRMDEFPASLKQLSECEPVYEELPGWTEDLSGCRSLEELPENARRYIERISELTGIPLAIFSTGPDRAQTNVVKKIFK; translated from the coding sequence ATGACTTCAGTCGTCGTTGTCGGAACCCAATGGGGCGATGAAGGAAAGGGAAAGATTACCGATTTTTTGGCGGAAAGGGCCGATGTCATCGTCCGTTATCAGGGCGGGGACAATGCGGGCCATACGATCCGGTTTCAGGGAAAAACCTTGAAGCTTCACCTCATTCCTTCGGGGATTTGTTATCCCGACAAATTATGCGTCATCGGCAACGGGGTTGTCATCAATCCGAAAACATTGATCAATGAGCTGGAATATCTCAAGAAGGAAAATATTCCGGCGAACCGGCTGCGGATCAGCAATCGGGCCCATCTGATCATGCCTTACCATCTTCTTTTGGATGAACTGGAAGAAAAAAGCAAGGGCGCATCCCAAGTCGGAACGACAAAAAAAGGGATCGGGCCCGCATACACGGACAAAATTTCCCGCAACGGAATCCGGATGATCGACCTGCTGGACAAAGAAACCTTCTATGAAAAGCTGAGCCGGCAAATCGAGGCCAAAAACCGGCTGCTCGAAAGATTATACGGCGCCGAAGGGTTCTCCTTGCGAGAGGTCTTTGAAGAATATTACGAATACGGACAAAAACTGAAAGAATATGTTTGTGACACCTCCAAATTGATCAATGAGGAGATGGAAAAGGGAAAACGGGTTCTTTTTGAAGGGGCCCAAGGCACGATGCTGGATATCGACCACGGGACCTATCCCTATGTCACCTCCTCAAATCCGGTGGCGGCCGGGGCGGCGGCCGGCGCCGGGGTCGGGCCCGGCAAAATCAATGAAGTGGTTGGCGTGGCAAAAGCCTACACGACCAGGGTGGGAGAGGGCCCTTTTCCGACGGAGATCACCGGAAAGACGGCCGAGGCCATTCGCGAGGCGGGACGGGAATACGGGACGACAACGGGAAGGCCGAGAAGGATCGGCTGGTTTGACTGCGTCGTCGTAAAGCATGCGAAAAGGGTGAACGGCATTACCGCATTGTCTTTGAATTCCGTCGACGTCCTGACCGGCATTGATCCCGTAAAAATCGCCGTGGCCTATGAATACAAAGGGCGGCGAATGGACGAATTTCCGGCGAGCCTGAAACAGCTGTCGGAATGCGAACCGGTATACGAAGAACTTCCCGGCTGGACGGAAGATCTGTCCGGATGCCGTTCCTTGGAAGAACTGCCGGAAAACGCGAGAAGATATATCGAACGCATTTCGGAATTAACCGGCATTCCCTTGGCCATTTTTTCGACAGGCCCCGACCGGGCTCAGACGAATGTTGTAAAAAAAATCTTCAAATAA
- a CDS encoding peptidoglycan DD-metalloendopeptidase family protein codes for MNKVTKLKTIYHVYVNDHYLGAVSDKDRVEAFINEKMEKIKEKYKGFDFTYKTDEVAFVPEQIFRNTAVENEEVLSEIDKEYQIQVEAVALKIDGKIVSYLENLEKVDEAIEKLKLQYVSKEDLEKIEKLKNAKGPLPALKKGESRLLDVKLSRNVTVSLEKVKPEQVLSVDDTVKLLQKGTLEERKYTVQEGDVLGTIAEKHGLKLKQLLELNPGIKEDTLLQIGDQLNVTVKKPYLDVVVEKEVYAEEKIPYERKVIEDSSMYKGDTKVVQEGSEGKRAVTYVVSERNGREIARKEKGEKILKQPVAYIVRKGTKVIPSRGTGNFAWPTNGGYISSHVGYRWGQFHKGIDIARPYDRIIRAADNGVVVSAGWDGGYGNKIVIDHRNGFRTVYAHLASINVRVGQTVARGAKIGVMGSTGDSTGVHLHFEVYKNGALQNPLNYLR; via the coding sequence ATGAATAAAGTCACAAAACTAAAAACGATCTATCACGTTTACGTCAATGATCATTATTTGGGCGCCGTTTCCGACAAGGACCGGGTGGAAGCGTTCATCAACGAAAAGATGGAAAAGATCAAGGAGAAGTACAAAGGCTTCGATTTCACCTACAAGACGGATGAAGTGGCCTTCGTTCCGGAGCAGATTTTCCGTAACACTGCCGTAGAGAACGAAGAGGTTTTGTCCGAAATTGACAAAGAATATCAAATCCAAGTGGAAGCCGTTGCCTTGAAAATCGACGGAAAAATCGTCTCTTATTTGGAAAATTTGGAAAAGGTCGACGAAGCCATTGAAAAATTGAAATTGCAGTATGTGTCCAAAGAAGATTTGGAAAAGATCGAAAAGTTGAAAAACGCGAAAGGGCCTTTGCCCGCATTGAAAAAAGGTGAAAGCCGCTTATTAGACGTCAAACTTTCGAGAAATGTTACAGTTTCTTTGGAAAAAGTGAAACCCGAACAGGTCCTTTCGGTGGATGACACCGTGAAGCTGTTGCAAAAAGGAACCTTGGAGGAACGGAAATACACCGTACAGGAAGGCGATGTTTTAGGGACGATCGCCGAAAAGCACGGTTTGAAATTAAAACAGCTGCTGGAATTGAATCCGGGAATCAAGGAAGATACCCTGCTGCAAATCGGCGATCAGCTGAACGTAACGGTGAAAAAGCCCTATTTGGATGTTGTCGTTGAAAAAGAAGTGTATGCTGAAGAAAAGATTCCGTATGAACGGAAGGTCATCGAAGATTCCTCCATGTACAAAGGGGATACGAAAGTCGTCCAGGAGGGCTCCGAAGGGAAACGGGCCGTCACCTATGTCGTCAGCGAAAGGAACGGGCGGGAGATCGCCAGGAAGGAAAAGGGCGAGAAGATCTTGAAACAGCCCGTTGCTTATATCGTCCGTAAAGGCACGAAGGTCATTCCCTCCCGCGGCACGGGGAATTTCGCCTGGCCGACGAACGGCGGTTACATATCCAGCCACGTCGGATACCGGTGGGGCCAGTTCCATAAGGGAATCGATATCGCAAGACCTTATGACCGAATCATTCGGGCCGCCGATAACGGCGTCGTCGTTTCCGCGGGGTGGGACGGCGGTTATGGAAACAAAATTGTCATCGACCATCGCAACGGTTTTCGCACCGTATACGCCCATCTGGCCTCGATCAATGTCAGGGTGGGGCAGACGGTGGCCCGGGGCGCGAAGATCGGCGTGATGGGAAGCACCGGGGATTCCACCGGCGTGCACCTGCACTTTGAAGTTTACAAAAACGGCGCCTTGCAAAATCCGCTGAATTATTTAAGATAG
- the yycF gene encoding response regulator YycF, translating into MAKKILVVDDEKPIADILQFNLKKEGYDVYCAYDGEEALKMVEEIKPDLILLDIMLPEKDGMEVCREVRKKYEMPIIMLTAKDSEIDKVLGLELGADDYVTKPFGTRELLARVKANLRRHQQAAAANGEEEESNELAIGSLVIHPDAYMVSKRGEPIELTHREFELLYYLAKHIGQVMTREHLLQTVWGYDYFGDVRTVDVTVRRLREKIEDNPSHPAWLVTRRGVGYYLRNPEQE; encoded by the coding sequence ATGGCCAAAAAGATTCTGGTTGTGGACGACGAGAAGCCGATTGCCGATATTCTGCAGTTCAATTTGAAAAAGGAAGGCTACGACGTTTATTGCGCCTATGACGGGGAAGAAGCGCTGAAAATGGTGGAAGAAATAAAGCCGGACCTGATCCTTCTCGACATCATGCTGCCCGAAAAGGACGGAATGGAAGTGTGCCGCGAGGTGAGGAAAAAATATGAAATGCCCATCATCATGCTGACCGCTAAAGATTCGGAAATCGACAAGGTGCTGGGGCTGGAACTGGGCGCCGATGATTACGTGACGAAACCTTTCGGGACGAGGGAACTTTTGGCCAGGGTGAAAGCGAACTTGCGCCGGCACCAGCAAGCGGCGGCAGCAAACGGTGAGGAGGAAGAGTCCAACGAGCTTGCCATCGGTTCCCTGGTGATCCACCCCGATGCCTACATGGTCTCCAAAAGGGGGGAACCGATCGAGCTCACCCACCGGGAGTTTGAACTTCTGTATTACCTGGCCAAGCACATCGGGCAGGTCATGACGCGGGAACATTTGCTGCAAACGGTCTGGGGTTATGATTATTTCGGGGATGTCCGCACCGTCGACGTCACCGTGCGCCGCTTGCGGGAAAAAATCGAGGACAATCCGAGCCATCCGGCGTGGCTGGTCACGAGAAGAGGGGTCGGCTATTATTTGCGGAATCCCGAACAGGAGTAA
- the walK gene encoding cell wall metabolism sensor histidine kinase WalK: MRKLNLFTSIRLKFILFFVLLILIAMQIIGVYFVRELETKLTENFKESILSRVKFLTYNVEQEFMKERVDSGQLSLELAIDKILKENTSSDINEIRVIDKNMRVIGTSDENNEDIVGQRTTDVLATRAFATEENIDQLVIDPNNGRTWVLYVPIKVRNNVEGLIYLEGKIEKVFDQIQVINGVLVKGTVIASGITAILAIFVAQTITRPLSDMRSQAQAMAKGNFSRKVKVYSQDEIGQLAQTFNYLTKKLQEEQAKTESEKRKLSSVLANMSDGVISTDRKGRIILINESAEKMLNISRDDVISKPLLAVLGIEDQYSVEDLFNEQGSLVLDYGTKTKPLIFRANYSTIQKETGKVNGLIVVLHDITEQEKIEMERREFVYNVSHELRTPLTTMKSYLEALSEGALQDENLAPKFLKVAQNETERMIRLVNDLLQLSKIDSKDYRLDKEWVDYIRFLNRVIDRFEMTKDESIVFVRRFPKQPVYAEVDADKMTQVLDNIISNAIKYSPDGGQVTFKVVLFQNYIETRISDQGVGIPKESLEKIFERFYRVDKARSRQLGGTGLGLAIAKELVEAHGGKIWATSAEGKGTTIHFTLPYDRDQKDDFS, translated from the coding sequence ATGCGGAAATTGAATCTTTTCACTTCCATACGCTTGAAATTCATCCTCTTTTTTGTTCTTTTGATCCTGATTGCCATGCAGATTATCGGCGTGTATTTTGTTCGAGAATTGGAAACGAAATTGACCGAGAATTTTAAGGAATCCATTTTAAGCCGGGTGAAATTCCTCACCTACAACGTGGAACAGGAATTTATGAAGGAACGGGTGGACAGCGGCCAGCTTTCCCTGGAACTGGCCATTGACAAGATATTGAAGGAAAACACTTCATCGGACATCAACGAAATCCGGGTCATCGACAAGAACATGCGGGTGATCGGCACGTCCGACGAAAACAATGAAGACATCGTTGGCCAAAGGACGACGGACGTCCTGGCCACCCGCGCCTTCGCCACGGAAGAGAACATCGACCAGCTGGTCATCGACCCGAATAACGGCAGGACATGGGTCCTTTACGTGCCGATCAAGGTCCGGAACAATGTGGAAGGATTAATTTATTTGGAAGGAAAGATCGAAAAGGTTTTTGACCAAATCCAGGTCATCAACGGGGTGCTGGTAAAGGGGACGGTGATCGCCTCGGGAATCACCGCCATTTTGGCCATTTTTGTCGCGCAGACGATCACCCGCCCCCTTTCGGATATGCGCAGCCAGGCCCAGGCGATGGCGAAGGGGAACTTTTCCCGGAAAGTCAAAGTTTACAGCCAGGACGAGATCGGCCAGCTGGCCCAAACCTTCAATTATTTGACGAAAAAACTCCAGGAAGAACAGGCGAAAACGGAAAGCGAAAAGCGGAAACTCTCCTCGGTTTTGGCCAACATGTCCGACGGGGTCATTTCGACGGACCGGAAGGGGAGAATCATTTTAATCAATGAATCGGCGGAAAAAATGCTGAACATTTCCAGGGATGACGTCATATCCAAACCGCTCCTTGCCGTCCTCGGAATCGAAGACCAATATTCCGTTGAAGACCTGTTTAATGAACAGGGTTCCCTGGTCCTCGATTACGGCACGAAAACGAAACCTTTAATTTTCAGGGCCAACTATTCCACCATCCAAAAGGAAACGGGCAAGGTAAATGGGCTGATCGTCGTTTTGCACGATATCACCGAGCAGGAAAAAATCGAAATGGAGCGGAGGGAATTCGTATATAACGTTTCCCATGAATTGCGCACTCCGCTGACGACGATGAAAAGTTATTTGGAGGCCCTTTCGGAAGGGGCGCTGCAGGATGAGAACCTCGCTCCGAAATTTTTAAAAGTCGCCCAGAATGAAACGGAACGGATGATCCGGCTTGTCAACGACCTGCTGCAATTGTCGAAGATCGACAGCAAGGATTACCGCCTCGACAAGGAATGGGTGGACTACATCCGCTTTTTGAACCGGGTCATCGACCGGTTTGAAATGACAAAGGATGAAAGCATCGTTTTCGTCCGCAGATTCCCGAAACAACCGGTCTATGCGGAAGTGGATGCGGACAAGATGACCCAGGTCTTGGACAACATTATTTCCAACGCCATCAAATATTCCCCCGACGGCGGACAAGTCACGTTCAAAGTCGTCCTTTTTCAAAACTATATCGAGACGAGAATCAGCGATCAGGGGGTCGGAATTCCGAAGGAAAGCCTGGAGAAGATCTTCGAGCGGTTTTACCGGGTGGATAAGGCCCGTTCGCGTCAGCTGGGAGGGACCGGACTCGGGCTGGCCATCGCCAAGGAGCTGGTGGAAGCCCACGGCGGGAAAATTTGGGCGACGAGCGCGGAAGGGAAAGGAACGACCATCCATTTTACATTGCCCTATGATCGGGATCAGAAGGATGATTTTTCATGA
- a CDS encoding YycH family regulatory protein — protein sequence MNWEKIKSWILAGLVALSILLFWNLVTFQQNYDFISRNNYIKEVNISEKREIKDLIFPNKTIVQTKDGAYEGTENIAHIKPVMEKIREWTFYDFQEQEQNKDLFQKGNRQEMVFLKFPDIVPFDLLKSLFNIEARRLPTGTFQYMIVNPGELEENEGTIYFSSADFQFLVKSRVRHPHMKDFSEAVSGFRKKAIPYLSYEKKDGSRLFVPENQVRLNDYQYYPKYYDLRLFINALFSDPSFVTRNGNRYTDVSSVLDDYPDMRKLVFVNTTVTLDSSMSASDVLQGSIQFVNGHSGWTDHYYYSGINQSSREVSYQLYLDDFPAINENGLSRITLVTGKNGVYSYQRPYFSLDISFNPGNRTYTLSSGRDVLDYLLERKSPEIENVDDIIIGYQLVKNSDDPLIQFIPSWFYRLEDHFVPVTEEELGGER from the coding sequence ATGAACTGGGAAAAGATCAAATCGTGGATATTGGCGGGGCTCGTGGCCCTCAGCATCCTTCTCTTCTGGAATTTGGTTACCTTCCAGCAAAACTATGATTTCATCAGCCGGAATAACTACATTAAAGAAGTCAACATCAGCGAAAAAAGGGAGATCAAAGATTTGATTTTTCCCAATAAAACCATCGTCCAAACGAAGGATGGGGCCTATGAGGGGACGGAAAACATCGCCCACATCAAACCGGTGATGGAGAAAATCCGGGAATGGACCTTCTATGATTTTCAGGAGCAGGAACAAAACAAAGATTTATTCCAAAAGGGAAACCGGCAGGAAATGGTGTTTTTGAAGTTCCCGGATATCGTTCCCTTTGATTTGTTGAAATCCCTGTTTAACATTGAAGCGAGGCGGCTGCCGACGGGGACTTTCCAGTACATGATCGTCAATCCCGGGGAACTGGAAGAAAACGAGGGGACTATCTATTTTTCCTCGGCGGATTTCCAATTCCTTGTCAAAAGCCGGGTCCGCCACCCGCACATGAAGGATTTTTCGGAAGCCGTCTCCGGGTTCCGCAAAAAGGCGATCCCTTATCTTTCCTATGAAAAAAAGGACGGATCGCGGCTGTTTGTCCCTGAAAATCAAGTGCGTCTGAACGATTACCAATACTATCCGAAATATTATGATTTGAGGTTGTTCATCAACGCGCTGTTTTCTGATCCGAGTTTTGTCACGAGAAACGGAAACCGGTATACGGACGTCTCCAGTGTGCTCGATGACTATCCGGACATGAGGAAACTCGTCTTTGTGAACACGACGGTCACCCTGGATTCTTCCATGTCCGCCAGCGACGTGCTGCAGGGAAGCATCCAATTCGTCAACGGGCACAGCGGATGGACCGACCATTATTATTACTCGGGGATCAATCAATCCTCCCGGGAAGTGTCCTATCAATTATATTTGGACGATTTCCCCGCCATCAACGAAAACGGCCTGAGCCGGATCACTTTAGTGACGGGGAAAAATGGGGTATATTCGTATCAAAGGCCCTATTTCAGCCTCGACATTTCCTTCAACCCGGGCAACCGGACGTACACCCTGTCTTCGGGAAGGGATGTCCTGGATTATTTGCTGGAGAGAAAGAGTCCGGAGATCGAAAATGTGGATGACATCATCATCGGGTATCAATTGGTGAAAAACAGCGATGATCCCCTCATTCAATTCATCCCTTCATGGTTCTACCGTCTGGAGGATCATTTTGTCCCGGTGACGGAGGAAGAATTGGGAGGGGAAAGGTAA